TAACCATGGGCTGCTGACcttgctgcactggtctaccccaaagcctggggcagaatctctacATATGGCtgaaatccccgcactcgaaataacctctcggtgcgatgggttgctgacctgaagtctggccctggtgacccgaatacccactggaagaaccctgaatagccggtgggtggtaagaactctatggcataacactgaaataaggtcgcactggagcaccctgaggaggcggtggtgctggatatgggggcctgctagactgccctctcacgaactgacctctacccctagaCGGAGCActtctgaactctccagaatatataaaccgcttatctctcataacctgctctcggctacgctgacgcacaccctcaatcctccaggctatctccataaccagctcataagaagtccccatctctacCTCTCGAACCATAGTGGTCTGAATGCTAGTAtacaaacccgcaacaaacctctgtaATCTCTCCgcatcagtagggagtatcataagtgcatggcgagacaactcagagaacttcgcctcataatcggtcactgacatctgaccctgctggagctactcAAACAGAAACTGTAACTCTTCCctatgggagggtggaatatacctatccagaaaaatacgggtgaacctgtcccaagtcataggaggagaatccgctggtctgccaagaagataggactgccacaaCCTACGGGCCATGCCTTCCAgctaaaaagtagcaaagtctacctcatgagactccaatatcctcatgttgtgcagtctgtcccttcaccgatcaatgaagtcctagggatcctcatgtcgctctcccccaaagacaagaggatgtagcctagtccatctgtccaccAGCTTCTGCAGCTCGGCGGCTGTAGCTTGTCTGGGCACAGGTGTAGCTGcagccactggctgggctccacctatgggtagtgcaccctgggtttgATATACAGCAGTTGTCTACCCATGAGCCTgtgtggtaggggtctgtgctccgccgcctgcctgagatgtggctgggtctgccggaaataaatcggcatgagtcatagtgtccatgaactgcagcatacggcccatgacctcctaaaaTCCCGGTGtggatgtgaaatccaccggagttgGCTCGGCTACGGGCACCTTGCCCTGCTCCTCGATGATAGGATCCTCCACTgcatccactggtggcataactggaaccactctgggacgtcctcatcccctaccacgggctggagccctccctcggcctctgcctcggcctctaacaatagggggagcagctcttccctggactggaacctcattagagcgtgttctcaccatctgtgagagaataagagaaagatacttagtactacatcaactgcacgataggagatgaagaaaggtaatttcctaacacactatagcctctcgaagataagtacaaacgtctcagtaccaatcctcaagactctattaggcctgctcataacttgtgagacctacgtgaacctagttctctgataccatgttgtcacgacccaatttcacctataggtcgtgatggcgcccaacatcacagctaggTCAGCTAACCAGTGAATTAAACATATGTTTattcttttaataatttttcgagtaattaaactcttcttacttgcaagatttaagaatATATAAATTGTCCTAATTAAATAAAGCCAAGAAAAATACTTAATCCACAATTATACTAATGTGTgatccaagacctggtgtcacaagtatatgagcatctagtagattatacaaaaaatctaaatattgtctgaaataaaaatagaaagaatacaaaatacaaggagaggcacTAGTCGCTGCAGAAcaactcagaaaggcagctcaccactaggtcaCGGGTAACGTGGATGCCCTTCGGTAGGACCACCGAAAACtcatgtctcagatcctgcataaaaagtgcagcaagtgtattacgagtacgtaaacaacgtgtacccagtaagtataaattctaatctcgaagaagtagtgacgagaggtcgactatgacactcactaaggtcaataatataaaaataggaatatttaaataaacatgatttatgtgaataacaataatttttcttaacaagcagaaataaataattctttcaatttcaattatttccaatttatcaattagcttcacaagctgcaatagaatgacaaggtatcgtataattattattattaggcacgatttctgccgaggtcgttcggcctgatccagagtgtcgtgtacactgtcgagggacatgcggcacgatccatagatgcatctatactgctgaggcattcggcccactccacaagaaaagaggacattttcttatgaacctccagaatgagaagttattaaaGGATAACACATAATTATGTACAGTTTCTATTGACAgtcaagtaatttgcacaaaaattcaagtatgtgaaatctCGGTCCTTTACTATTTTCTCTTactatttcaaatataattccagtactttaattaataaaggatgcaattatcacaagtaattcatgatttgagtcctaaattacccagacatagcataattagtagctacacacggacccTCGTCACCGAGTACGTACGTACCCCCAcatttagcaacaattattaatttaaattacctatagggtaaattccctcttacaaggttagataatagacttaccttgtctcaaagtccacttcctgatcacaatgtcgcgttaaattctcaattcgatgccgaaaaatccgaaactatccaaatgttatataaaataattaatgcatgctcaataattcgaaattaaactcttaaattaattacccaacccaaaatagtaaaattcctaaaattcaccccgggcccacgtgcccggattccgggaATGTTTCAgaagaaatcgttacccataatctcaagaactcaaatatataatttttatcccattccataactattttcgtggttaaaatctcatttttatcaaaacctaagtttttcatctaaacccttgattttcacgatttacaggttataatccaCACATAATCTATGTAGAATTAagttaccttcaagttgctagttgaaatcccctctcaaaaagctctaaattcgcccaagaatgaagaaaaatGGGCTAAAATGGCTGTTTTCTTGTTCCTTTAAACGTTTTGCCAAACAGCCCTCTCGCTTCTGCGTCTCTGCATCCACGGAAAAGACCTCGCAGACGTGGCTCCCCCCTTAGCCAGCTCGCCTACTTCTGCGGTCAgtggctcgcatctgcgagaccgcttTTTTGGTGAATGCGCCGCACCTGCGTTGGCTCCCGCTTCGGTGGCCCTTGGACTGctcctgcggtcgcacatctgCGCCCAGCGCATCCGCACCCGAAACTTCTGGACCGCCAACACTTGGCCGCTTTTGCGAGCTTTGGGCTCGCTTCTCCGAGCTTGCAACTACGGTTACCCATGCGCATGTACGGTTacactagaagctggaagcttcCGGTGTTcctcccaagtccaaacttggtccgagcctcgtccggttaacacccgaggcccccgggggcccgcccgaacataccaacaagtttgaaatcataaaacggactcgctcgaaccctcggaacatgtaaaacaacatcaaaactaagaatcatacctcaaaccaaattgattcaacttagaattttcaaattcttcaaacttactccgaacacgccgaaacatacttaaactactcggaatgacaccaaattttgcgtgcaagtcttaaatcaccatacggagctattccctagctcaaaattccaaacggacctcaattaccccaaaacctactccaaaccaaatttaaagaaccttaaaccttcaaatcgttgattttcactattaagcgccgaaacgctcccgggttttCCATATCCCGATTCGAacgtacgcccaagtccaaaatcatcatatgaacctattggaactattaAATCCCCAATTCCagggtcattttctaaaaatgttaaccaaagttaAATTTTCCCTTTTAAAGGcaaactaaggaactaagtgttacgatttcaacccgaacacttccaaatcccgaatcaaccatccccgcaagtcataaattagtaaaatcacatacggggagtcttatttaggggaacggggttctaaaaggaaaaacgaccggttgggttgttacattctccatctcttaagcaaacgttcatcctcgaacgagtttagaattatatttgctctgcatgacttcctcggcctcccaattcgcttcctcgactggttggcccctccactggacttttaccgtagaaatcttcctggacctcaactggcgaacctgtctatcaacaatagcaactggttcctcttcataacccaagctcttatctagaTATACtgtactgaagtctaacacatgtgacaggtcggcatgatacttccggagcatagatacatggaaaaccggatgaactcccgatagactaggaggcaaagcaagctcgtaagaaacctccccaactcgtctcaacacctcaaatggacctataaaccttgggctcaacttgccctttttcccaaatctcatgattcccttcatcggagaaaccttcaagagaactttctcacccatcataaatgataaatcacgtgctttccgatctgcataactcttctgtctggactgtgctgtacgaagtcactcctgaattaactttacctttttcaaggcatccttcaccaaatcagtaccatataacctagcctcaccggtCTCAACCCACCCGATGGTCAAACGACATCGCCGACTatataaagccttaaatggagccatctcgatgctggattggcaACTGTttttataagcaaactcggccaaaggcaagaaacgatcccactgacctccgaagtcaatcacacatgccctgagcatatcctccaaaatctaaattgtccgctccaactgcccgtcggtctgcggatgaaaggctgttcTGAGCTCTATATGGGTCCCCAATtaactctgtactgctctccaaaaatgtgaagtaaactgagggcctctatctgatatgatggaaattggcacaccgttcaaccgaactatctcctgaacacaaatctgggccaacctctctgaagtaaacgtagtcacaaccggaatgaagtgtgccatcttagtcaacctgtcgacaatgacccaaactgcatcaaacttccgcaaagtccattgcaacccaactacaaagtccatagtaatgtgctcccattttcactccggtatagtcatctgctgaattAGGCCACATGGCCTCTGGTgttcatatttaacctgctggcaatttagacacctagatacatactcaactatgtccttcttcattcgccgccaccaataatgttgcttcagGTCAAGATATATttttgtggcacccggatgaatagaatacctagaactgtgtgcctcctctaggatcttttccctcagcccatctacattaggaacacatagacgaccctggagtcgcagaacaccatcttcgCTGATAGTAACCTcattggcaccacctcgtagtaccgtttctcgaagaaccaataagtgtgggtcatcaaactggcgagccttgatctgctcaaatactgaagactgggcaacaacacatgcaagaactcgactgggctctgaaatatccaaccttacaagtctgttagccaggGACTGAATGTCCAACTCTAATggtctctcctctgctgaaatgaaagccaaactacccatactctccgcatttctactcaaggcatctgcaactacatttgctttgcccggattatacaggatagtaatataataatcttttagtaactcaagccatctgcgctgcctcaaatttaggtccctctgcttgaaaagATGTTGTAattgcgatgatcggtgtaaacttcacaagacaccccataaagataatgcctccaaatcacaAGACACCTCATGATAcgtccggagcatagatacatggaaaagcggatgaactcccgatagattgggaggcaaagcaagctcataagaaacctccccaactcgtctcaacacctcaaatggacctataaaccttaggctcaacttgccctttttcccaaatctcataattcccttcatcggcgaaaccttcaagagaactttctcacccaccataatGATAAATCACGTCCTTTccgatctgcgtaactcttttaTCTGGACTATActgtacgaagtcactcctgaattaactttaccttatccaaggcatccttcagcaaatcagtaccatataacctaacctcatcgggctcaaaccacccgatgggaaaacgacatcgccgaccatataaagccttaaatggagccatctcgatgttggattggtaactgttgttataagcaaactcggccaaaggcaaaaaATAATCCCACTGActtccgaagtcaatcacacatgccctgtgCATATACTTCAAAATCTAAATTGTCCACTCCAACTGCCcttcggtctgcagatgaaaggctaTTCTATGCTCTACATGGGTCCCctattcactctgtactgctctctaaaAATCTGAAGTAAGTtcagggcctctatctgatatgatggaaattggcacaccgtgcaacctaactatctcctgaatacaaatctgggccaacctctctgaagtatacgtagtcacaatcggaatgaagtgtgctgacttggtcaacctatcgacaatgacccaaactgcatcaaacttctgcaaagtccgcagcaacccaactacaaagtccatagtaatgtattcccatttccactccggtatagtcatctgctgaattaggccacctagcctctggtgttcatatttaacctgctggcaatttagacacctagctacatacttaactatgtccttcttcattcgccgccACTAATAATGTTGCTTCACGTCACGATACATTTTTGTGGCAcgcggatgaatagaatacctagaactgtgtgcctcctctaggatcttttccctcagcccatctacattaggaacacatagacgaccctggagtcacagaatACCATCTTTgccgatagtaacctctttggcaccacctcgtagtaccgtttctcaaaGAACCAATAAGTGTGGGTCAGCaaattggcgagccttgatctgttcaaatagtgaagactgggcaacaacacatgcaagaactcgactgggctctgaaatatccaacctcacaagtataTTAGCCAGGGACTGAATGTCCAACTCTAATGGTCTCTCCTCCACTGAAATGAAagctaaactacccatactctccgcctttctattCAAGGAATCTGTAACTACATTTGCTtttcccggatgatacaagatagtaatatcataatcttttagtaactcaagccatctgcgccgcctcaaatttaggtccctctgcttgaaaagATGTTgtaaactacgatgatcagtgtaaacttcacaagacaccccctaaagataatgcctccaaatcttaagagcatgaacaatcacagctaactccaaatcatgtaccggttattcttctcgtggggtttcAGCTGACGTGAGGCATATGAAATAACTTGCCCCTTCTGCataaatacacaacccaaaccaatgcgtgaagcatcacaatacactgtatacatccccaaaccggaaggcaacactaacaccggtgttgtagtcaatgctgtcttgagcttctgaaagctcacatcataatcatcggaccatcggaacggagcacccttctgggttaatctggtcaaaggtgccgcaatagatgaaaatccctccacgaaccgacgataataacctgctaaacctaggaaactcctgatctcagtcgctgaagtgggacgatgccaattctgaactgcctcgatctttttgggatctACTTTAATatccctcgcccgatacaatatgccccaaataTGCTATAGagtttagccaaaactcacatttggagaacttagcatatagcttttgttcctacaaggtctgaagcaccactctcatatgttgctcgtgctcttccttactgcgcgagtagatcaaaatgtcatcaatgaagacaatgacaaacgaatcaatatatggcctgaacaccctattcatcaaatccaaaaATGTCATCGTGGTGtcagtcaaaccgaaggacatcaccagaaactcataatgaccatatctagtccggaatacagtcttcggaacatccgaatcctgaatcttcaactgatggtatcccgacctcaagtcgatcttagagaacaccctagcaccctacaactattcaaatatatcatcaatacgcggcaacgggtacttgttcttaatagtgactttgttcaattggcgataataaatacacattcgcatagttccatcctttttcttcacaaataataccggtacaccccaaggtgatacactcggtctgacgaaacctttggctagtaactcctcaaccTATTAttttaactctttcaattctttcggagccatacgatatggtatgatagatataggctgggtatctggagccaaatcaatacagaaatcaatatcacgatctggtggcatgcctggaagatctgaaggaaatacatcggagaactcccggactacgggcactgaatcaatagtcggagtctctgcagtagtgtcccgaacatagactagataagccaaataacccttctcggcCATGTGTCGAGCTTTTCGAAAGGAAATAACCTGATTAGATGCACTGATAAACGAGCCCTTCCACTCCAACCGAGGCAATGCTGGAattgccaaggtaacagtcttggcatggcaatctaggatggcatgatattgagataaccagtccatgccaagGATGATCTAGAAATAGGTCATCTCAAGCAGCAGACAATCTACTCTAATTTCATAGCCACAAGAAGTAACAATACAGGACTGGTAGATCCGATCTACAACAAAAGAATCATCCACAGGAGTGGAAACATAAATAAGAggacccaaggactcacgagaaacacccaaaaaatgagaaaatagagatgaccCATAGGAATATgcagaccctggatcaaataatacggaggcatctttgccgaagacagaaataatatatgtgatcacgacatctgaggcctctgcatatGATCTGGCCGGAAACATATAGAACTAAGCTGGAGTGCCACCTGGctgccctccacctctaggaGGGCCCTTACCCACCtaccctccacctctgggtggctGGAcggctggtggagcaactggtgcagtaatcataggctgctgaccctgctgcactggtctaccccgaagcctggggaagaATCTCCGCATATGGCTGAAATCCCCGCACTCAAAATAACctctcggtgcgatgggctgaTGACCTGAAGTCTGGCCCTGATGAcccgaatacccactggaagaaccctgaatagccggtgggtggtaagaactctctggcatagcactaaaataaggtcgcactggagcaccccgaggaggcggtggtgctgggtatgggggcctgctggactgctctctcacgaactgacctctacccccagactgAGCACTTCTGAACTCTCTAGAATAtttaaaccgcttatctctcataacttGCTCTTggctacgctgacgcacaccctcaatcctctagGCTATCTCCACAGCCAGCtaataagaagtccccatctctagctctcgagccatagtggcctgaatgccagtatgcaaacccgcaacaaacctctgtaATCTCTCTacatcagtagggagtatcataagtgcatggcgagacaactcagagaacctcgcctcataatcggtcactgacatctgaccctgctggagctactcAAACTGAAATTGTAACTCTTCCTTATGGGAGGGTgaaatatacctatccaggaaaatacgggtgaacctatcccaagtcatgggaggagaatccgctggtctgccaagaagataggactgccaccacctacgggccatGCCttccagctgaaaagtagcaaagtctaccccatgagacaccaatatcctcatgttgtgcagtctgtccctgcaccgatcagtgaagtcctggggatcctcatgtcactctcccccaaagacaggaggatgtagactagtccatctgtccaacgGCTTCTGCGGCTCGGCGGCTGTAGCTtgtctgggctcaggtgtagctgcatccactggctgggctccacccacgggtagtgaaCCCTGGGTTTGATATACAACAGTTGCCTACCCATGAGCCTGtccggtaggggtctgtgctccgtcgcccgcctgagatgtgactgggtctgccggaaataaatcggcctgagtcatagtgtccatgaactgcagcatacggcccatgacctcctgaaatcccggtgtggatgtgaaatccaccggagctggctcggCTGCGGGCACCTTGCCCTGCTCCTGGATGATAGGATCCTCCACTGCATCTACTTGTGGCATAACTGGAACCACTCTGGGATGTCCTCAGCCCCTACCATGgtctggagccctccctcggcctctgcctcggcctctaacaataggggagcagctcttccctggtctggaacctcattagagcgcgttctcaccatttgtgagagaataagagaaacatacttagtactacatcaactgcacgatagaagatgaagaaaggtaatttcctaacaccct
The DNA window shown above is from Nicotiana tomentosiformis chromosome 8, ASM39032v3, whole genome shotgun sequence and carries:
- the LOC138897576 gene encoding uncharacterized protein codes for the protein MPESSYHPPAIQGSSSGYSGHQGQTSGHQPIAPRGYFECGDFSHMRRFFPRLRGRPVQQGQQPMITAPVAPPAVQPPRGGGSYAEASDVVITYIISVFGKDASVLFDPGSAYSYGSSLFSHFLGVSRESLGPLIYVSTPVDDSFVIILGMDWLSQYHAILDCHAKTVTLAIPALPRLEWKGSFISASNQGVSCEVYTDHRSLQHLFKQRDLNLRRRRWLELLKDYDITILYHPGKANVVTDSLNRKAESMGSLAFISVEERPLELDIQSLANILVRLDISEPSRVLACVVAQSSLFEQIKARQFADPHLLIKARQFDDPHLLVLRETVLRGGANEVTISEDGVLRLQGRLCVPNVDGLREKILEEAHSSRYSIHPGATKIYLDLKQHYWWRRMKKDIVEYVSRCLNCQQDLRHEFSVVLPKGIHVTRDLVGALPIGGAQPVAAATPVPRQATAAELQKLVDRWTRLHPLVFGGERHEDP